In Paracoccus aerodenitrificans, the following are encoded in one genomic region:
- a CDS encoding ABC transporter ATP-binding protein: MGTLNLSAVTKTFGKVEVIKGVDLTVNDGEFCVFVGPSGCGKSTLLRMIAGLEDVTSGDVLLDGDRINDLAPARREIAMVFQTYALYPHLTVRDNMGLGLKQLGTPKDKVAAAVDKAAGMLALEPLMDRRPSELSGGQRQRVAIGRAIVRTPKLFLFDEPLSNLDAALRVATRIEIARLHRDLGATMIYVTHDQVEAMTLADKIVVLRAGRVEQVGRPMDLYNDPDNTFVAGFIGSPQMNFLKAGQLGLRSDTLGIRPEHVEISETDGQIEGRVSHLEKLGGETLTYVRTDDHGLLTVRQFGEHDHAVDSKVWLTPDQSRAFHFDGEGQRLRS, translated from the coding sequence ATGGGAACCCTGAATCTCTCTGCTGTCACCAAGACATTCGGCAAGGTCGAGGTCATCAAGGGCGTCGATCTAACCGTAAATGACGGTGAGTTCTGCGTCTTTGTCGGCCCGTCCGGCTGTGGTAAATCGACCCTGCTGCGCATGATCGCGGGGCTTGAGGATGTGACCTCGGGCGATGTCCTGCTGGATGGGGATCGGATCAACGATCTGGCCCCTGCGCGGCGGGAAATCGCGATGGTCTTCCAGACCTATGCGCTGTACCCGCATCTGACGGTCCGCGACAATATGGGGCTGGGATTGAAACAGCTTGGCACCCCGAAGGATAAGGTGGCGGCAGCGGTGGACAAGGCCGCCGGAATGCTGGCGCTTGAGCCGCTGATGGATCGCCGCCCGTCCGAATTGTCGGGCGGACAGCGCCAGCGTGTCGCCATTGGCCGCGCGATTGTACGGACGCCGAAACTGTTCCTGTTCGATGAACCCTTGTCGAACCTCGATGCCGCCTTGCGCGTCGCCACACGGATCGAGATTGCGCGTCTGCATCGCGATCTGGGCGCGACGATGATCTATGTGACCCATGATCAGGTCGAGGCGATGACGTTGGCCGACAAGATCGTGGTGTTGCGGGCCGGTCGGGTCGAACAGGTCGGCAGGCCGATGGATCTGTATAACGACCCGGATAACACATTCGTCGCCGGGTTTATCGGAAGCCCTCAGATGAATTTCCTGAAGGCGGGACAGCTTGGTCTGCGTTCGGATACGCTCGGTATCCGGCCCGAGCATGTAGAGATCTCGGAGACTGACGGGCAGATCGAGGGCCGGGTCAGCCATCTTGAGAAGCTTGGCGGAGAGACACTGACCTATGTCCGCACCGACGACCACGGCCTGCTGACAGTTCGCCAGTTCGGCGAGCATGATCACGCGGTGGACAGCAAGGTCTGGCTCACCCCGGACCAGTCCCGCGCATTCCATTTCGACGGCGAGGGGCAGCGGCTGAGAAGCTGA
- a CDS encoding Gfo/Idh/MocA family protein: MIRVLVAGLGNMGVSHALAYHANPDFEIVGLVNRSMPDLPEELRGYPLDHDFALALNRTKPDLVCVATYSDSHADYAIAAMKAGAHVFVEKPLAMTVADAQRVVECAQATGRKLAVGYILRHHPSWQRLIAEARDLGGPYVFRLNLNQQSSGPTWQVHKALMQTTSPIVDCGVHYVDVMCQITDAAPVEVRGMGLRLSDDVPEGMYNYGHFQVLFDDGSVGWYEAGWGPMMSDTAFFVKDVVSPNGAVSIRMPEDARSDDIDTHTKTSTLRIHRVGQGDEDLSMADEPGHQQLCDREQAFMARAIREDLDLSRHMTDAVRSLAVCLAADESVRSGAPVKL; this comes from the coding sequence ATGATCCGGGTTCTTGTCGCCGGTCTGGGGAATATGGGCGTCAGCCACGCCCTCGCCTACCATGCCAACCCGGATTTTGAGATCGTGGGGCTGGTAAATCGCAGCATGCCGGATCTGCCGGAGGAACTGCGTGGCTATCCTCTGGACCATGATTTCGCCCTGGCGCTTAACAGGACGAAGCCGGATCTGGTCTGTGTCGCGACCTATTCCGACAGCCATGCCGATTATGCGATTGCCGCGATGAAGGCGGGTGCGCATGTCTTTGTCGAAAAGCCTCTGGCCATGACGGTTGCCGATGCGCAGCGTGTGGTGGAGTGTGCGCAGGCGACCGGGCGCAAGCTGGCGGTCGGCTATATCCTGCGTCACCATCCAAGCTGGCAGCGCCTGATCGCCGAGGCGCGGGATCTGGGCGGGCCCTATGTGTTCCGGCTGAACCTCAATCAGCAAAGCAGCGGGCCGACATGGCAGGTGCATAAGGCGCTGATGCAGACCACCTCTCCGATTGTGGATTGCGGTGTGCATTATGTCGATGTGATGTGCCAGATCACCGATGCCGCCCCGGTTGAGGTGCGCGGCATGGGGCTGCGCCTGTCGGATGATGTGCCGGAAGGCATGTATAATTACGGCCATTTTCAGGTGCTGTTCGATGATGGCTCGGTCGGTTGGTATGAGGCCGGCTGGGGTCCGATGATGTCGGATACCGCTTTTTTCGTGAAGGATGTGGTCAGCCCGAACGGCGCGGTCTCTATCCGGATGCCGGAAGATGCACGCTCGGACGACATCGATACCCACACAAAGACCTCGACACTCCGCATCCATCGTGTCGGGCAGGGCGATGAGGATCTGAGCATGGCGGATGAGCCTGGGCATCAGCAACTCTGCGACCGCGAGCAGGCTTTTATGGCCCGTGCGATCCGCGAAGATCTCGACCTGTCCCGCCACATGACTGATGCCGTGCGTTCGCTGGCCGTCTGCCTTGCCGCAGATGAAAGCGTCCGCAGCGGCGCACCCGTAAAACTCTGA
- a CDS encoding carbohydrate ABC transporter permease: MNSARQSVARSVAAHGILILYTIIALFPVFVIVVNSFKSRRAIFNDPLALPNAETFDLVGYQTVLQQGDFFQYFLNSMTVTVGSLFFVLLFGAMAAFALAEYRFKGNMLMGLYLALGIMIPIRLGTVAILQLMVATGLVNTLTALILVYTAQGLPLAVFILSEFMRGVSDDLKNAGRIDGLSEYKIFFRLVLPLVRPAMATVAVFTMIPIWNDLWFPLILAPSEETKTITLGSQVFIGQFVTNWNAVLAALGLAIVPVLVLYLIFSRQLIRGITAGAVK; the protein is encoded by the coding sequence ATGAATTCTGCACGTCAGTCAGTCGCCCGCAGCGTCGCGGCGCATGGGATCCTGATCCTTTATACGATTATCGCGCTGTTCCCGGTCTTCGTGATCGTGGTCAACAGCTTCAAGTCGCGCCGGGCGATCTTCAATGATCCGCTGGCTTTGCCGAATGCCGAGACATTCGATCTGGTCGGCTATCAGACGGTCCTGCAACAGGGGGATTTTTTTCAGTACTTCCTGAACTCGATGACCGTCACGGTCGGCAGCCTGTTCTTCGTACTGCTGTTCGGCGCAATGGCGGCGTTTGCGCTGGCGGAGTACCGGTTCAAGGGCAATATGCTCATGGGGCTGTATCTGGCGCTTGGGATCATGATCCCGATCCGTCTGGGGACGGTCGCCATTCTGCAGCTGATGGTTGCGACCGGTCTGGTCAATACGCTGACCGCTCTCATTCTGGTCTATACCGCGCAGGGTTTGCCGCTGGCGGTGTTCATCCTGTCCGAGTTTATGCGGGGCGTTTCCGACGACCTGAAGAATGCCGGGCGAATTGACGGGTTGTCGGAATACAAGATCTTCTTTCGTCTGGTGCTGCCTTTGGTCCGACCGGCGATGGCGACGGTGGCGGTGTTCACCATGATTCCGATCTGGAACGATCTGTGGTTCCCGCTGATCCTTGCTCCGTCCGAGGAGACCAAGACCATCACTCTGGGCAGTCAGGTCTTTATCGGGCAGTTCGTGACCAACTGGAATGCGGTTCTGGCGGCCCTTGGTCTGGCGATCGTGCCGGTGCTGGTGCTGTATCTGATCTTCTCGCGTCAGCTGATCCGCGGCATCACTGCGGGGGCGGTCAAATGA
- a CDS encoding carbohydrate ABC transporter permease: protein MAQRRAFRWHIAVFLAPAVLVYTAIMIIPLIGTLNLSLFGLTEAGERVFVGIQNFATLFGDPRWSESFWNALANNGWFFLVHMLVQNPIGIMLAALLSSPRLRMAAFYRTAIFIPTILSFVIVGFVWKLILSPIWGIAPGMLDAVGLKALFAPWLGKEEYALTTLALVSVWQFVGIPMMLIYAALLSIPDEVIEASEMDGITGWSQFWKIKLPLILPSIGIISILTFVGNFNAFDLIYVSQGALAGPNFSTDILGTFLYRTFFGFQLQLGDPHMGAAIATAMFGIILVGVCLYLFGIQTRLRRYQF from the coding sequence ATGGCGCAGCGAAGAGCATTTCGCTGGCATATCGCGGTGTTTCTGGCACCTGCGGTGCTGGTCTATACGGCGATCATGATCATTCCGCTGATCGGGACGCTGAATCTGTCCTTGTTCGGTCTGACCGAGGCGGGAGAGCGGGTTTTCGTCGGAATACAGAATTTCGCGACCCTGTTCGGGGACCCGCGTTGGTCGGAATCTTTCTGGAACGCTCTGGCCAATAATGGCTGGTTCTTTCTGGTTCATATGCTGGTTCAGAACCCAATCGGGATCATGCTGGCGGCGCTGCTGTCTTCGCCGAGGCTGCGAATGGCGGCGTTTTACCGCACCGCGATCTTCATTCCGACAATCTTGTCTTTCGTGATCGTAGGCTTTGTCTGGAAGCTGATCCTGTCGCCGATCTGGGGGATTGCGCCGGGGATGCTTGATGCGGTGGGGCTGAAGGCTCTGTTCGCGCCCTGGCTGGGGAAAGAGGAATATGCGCTGACCACCTTGGCGCTGGTATCCGTCTGGCAGTTCGTCGGCATCCCGATGATGCTGATCTATGCAGCACTTCTGTCGATCCCGGATGAGGTGATCGAGGCGTCCGAGATGGACGGCATTACTGGCTGGTCGCAATTCTGGAAGATCAAGCTACCGCTGATCCTGCCGTCTATCGGGATCATTTCGATCCTGACCTTTGTCGGGAATTTCAACGCGTTCGACCTGATCTATGTCAGTCAGGGGGCGTTGGCGGGGCCGAATTTCTCGACCGATATTCTGGGGACATTCCTGTACCGGACCTTCTTCGGCTTCCAGTTGCAGCTTGGCGATCCCCATATGGGCGCTGCGATTGCGACGGCGATGTTCGGGATCATTCTGGTTGGTGTCTGTCTCTATCTGTTCGGTATTCAGACGCGGCTGCGCCGCTATCAGTTCTGA